One stretch of Burkholderia pyrrocinia DNA includes these proteins:
- a CDS encoding cytochrome-c peroxidase: protein MHTLAATVLAGLALAAHAAHAAPSATVLLPGAPPSRVVDTIGNGTPQVTGKIDAATARFAPDPTLVALGRRIFFDPRLSEPRGMSCAGCHDPGRAFAPTLSAASLAGPGVPEGSRPGRFSRRNAPSLLYVRYVPRRHFYQDDDAPAPSPFGGLFSDGRADTLAEQIRGPLFDPNEMNNRSPAALLRKVNATELAPDLAARFGTPVRRDPEQLVRALGSAVEAYLQSDEMAPFTSRFDAFLRTRKPLAPAEMRGLALFRNPDKGNCMTCHTLSDTSSRPERSLFTDFGYDAIAVPRNRALPANRDPSHFDNGLCDTARRLRWPEPTQWCGYLRTPGLRNVAIKQTFMHNGVFTTLRDAVAFYNTRSTDPGFWYHGATTFDDVPAAYRGNINVNSTPMNRRPGTPPALTDAEIDDIVAFLGTLTDARYTGIAAAAPLPLPLPGFPDRRTAEPPRRRADPGRTASRKRTRLRPPQTLVIFTVLYL, encoded by the coding sequence CTGCATACGCTTGCCGCGACCGTGCTCGCCGGCCTGGCGCTGGCGGCGCACGCAGCGCACGCCGCGCCGTCCGCAACGGTCCTGCTCCCCGGCGCGCCGCCGTCGCGCGTCGTCGACACGATCGGCAACGGCACGCCGCAGGTGACGGGCAAGATCGACGCGGCCACCGCGCGCTTCGCGCCCGATCCGACGCTCGTCGCGCTCGGCCGCCGGATCTTCTTCGACCCGCGGCTGTCCGAGCCGCGCGGCATGTCGTGCGCGGGCTGCCACGATCCGGGCCGTGCGTTCGCGCCGACGCTGTCGGCGGCTTCGCTCGCGGGGCCCGGCGTGCCGGAAGGCAGCCGGCCCGGGCGCTTCAGCCGGCGCAATGCGCCGTCGCTGCTTTATGTGCGCTACGTGCCGCGCCGCCACTTCTACCAGGACGACGATGCGCCCGCGCCGTCGCCGTTCGGCGGACTGTTCAGCGATGGCCGCGCGGATACGCTCGCCGAGCAGATCCGCGGGCCGCTGTTCGATCCGAACGAGATGAACAACCGGTCGCCGGCCGCGCTGCTGCGCAAGGTCAATGCGACCGAACTCGCGCCCGATCTCGCCGCGCGCTTCGGCACGCCGGTGCGGCGCGATCCCGAGCAACTCGTGCGCGCGCTGGGTTCGGCCGTGGAGGCCTATCTGCAGAGCGACGAGATGGCGCCGTTCACGTCGCGCTTCGACGCGTTCCTGCGCACCCGCAAACCGCTCGCACCGGCCGAGATGCGCGGCCTCGCGCTGTTCCGGAATCCGGACAAGGGCAACTGCATGACCTGCCATACGCTGTCGGACACGTCGAGCCGCCCGGAGCGCTCGCTGTTCACCGATTTCGGTTATGACGCGATCGCCGTGCCGCGCAACCGCGCGCTGCCTGCGAACCGCGATCCGAGCCATTTCGACAACGGGCTGTGCGACACCGCACGGCGGCTGCGCTGGCCCGAGCCAACGCAATGGTGCGGCTACCTGCGTACGCCGGGGCTGCGCAACGTCGCGATCAAGCAGACCTTCATGCACAACGGCGTGTTCACGACGCTGCGCGACGCGGTCGCGTTCTACAACACGCGCTCGACCGACCCCGGCTTCTGGTATCACGGCGCCACGACGTTCGACGACGTGCCGGCCGCCTATCGCGGCAACATCAACGTCAACTCGACGCCGATGAACCGCCGGCCCGGCACGCCGCCCGCGCTGACCGACGCGGAAATCGACGACATCGTCGCGTTCCTCGGCACGCTGACCGACGCGCGCTATACGGGCATCGCCGCGGCTGCTCCCCTGCCGCTCCCGCTGCCAGGATTTCCAGATCGCCGGACCGCCGAACCACCGCGCCGGCGCGCTGACCCTGGCCGAACGGCCAGTCGCAAGCGCACCCGCTTGCGGCCGCCGCAAACACTGGTTATATTTACAGTACTGTATTTATGA
- a CDS encoding metallophosphoesterase, translating to MRRLLPRALLARCAPLVALAALSACSNHIDSPADPASASVNVQAAWVEIGDANQAIARVITNYTPASAGDPLCPQLTVDGKLSRMTLRAGAATPAQRPTASDPADSKPSSFPVSVCETTLPADAQAASVAGRTLPLPKAQPQRIAIIADTGCRMKKADNAWQACNDATVWPFDTIAASVAKLSPDLVLHVGDYHYRENACPPDIAGCKDSPWGYGWDTWQADLFRPAAPLLAKAPWVVVRGNHEECARAGQGWYRFLDPRPYSAARSCDDPANDTNANYSEPYAVSLGGGSQVIVFDTAKVGRTPLKTTDAQFGIYQKQFQTVAALASKAGMTTTIFTNHHPILAFAPIAGSTPAPGNLALQSVMASLNAQAYYPPGVHVALHGHVHDFQAINFSSGHPATIVSGNGGDNLDVALPDPFPAGLTPAPGAVIERLSHNNSFGFLIMERRAAPATGWVFRAYSAAGKLLASCNQSGTTLACDKTGFIAP from the coding sequence CCCGGCCAGTGCGTCGGTCAACGTCCAGGCCGCATGGGTCGAGATCGGCGACGCGAACCAGGCGATCGCGCGCGTCATCACGAACTACACCCCCGCGTCGGCCGGCGATCCGCTGTGTCCGCAACTGACCGTCGACGGCAAGCTGTCGCGCATGACGCTGCGCGCCGGCGCCGCGACCCCGGCCCAGCGGCCGACCGCCAGCGACCCGGCCGATTCGAAGCCGTCGAGCTTCCCGGTCTCCGTCTGCGAAACGACGTTGCCGGCCGATGCGCAGGCGGCGAGCGTCGCGGGCCGCACGCTGCCGCTGCCGAAAGCGCAGCCGCAGCGCATCGCGATCATCGCCGACACCGGCTGCCGGATGAAGAAGGCCGACAACGCATGGCAGGCGTGCAACGACGCGACGGTCTGGCCGTTCGACACGATCGCGGCCAGCGTCGCGAAGCTGTCGCCCGACCTGGTGCTGCACGTCGGCGACTACCACTATCGCGAGAACGCATGCCCGCCGGATATCGCCGGCTGCAAGGACAGCCCGTGGGGCTATGGCTGGGATACGTGGCAGGCCGACCTGTTCCGCCCGGCGGCACCGCTGCTCGCGAAGGCGCCGTGGGTCGTCGTGCGCGGCAACCATGAGGAATGCGCGCGCGCAGGCCAGGGCTGGTACCGCTTCCTCGATCCGCGCCCGTATTCGGCCGCCCGCTCGTGCGACGATCCGGCCAACGACACCAACGCGAACTATTCGGAACCCTATGCGGTGTCGCTCGGCGGCGGCTCGCAGGTGATCGTGTTCGACACCGCGAAGGTCGGCCGCACGCCGCTCAAGACGACCGACGCACAATTCGGCATCTACCAGAAGCAGTTCCAGACGGTGGCCGCGCTCGCGTCGAAGGCCGGCATGACGACGACGATCTTCACGAACCATCATCCGATCCTCGCGTTCGCGCCGATCGCCGGCAGCACGCCCGCACCGGGCAACCTCGCGCTGCAGTCGGTGATGGCGAGCCTCAACGCGCAGGCGTACTACCCGCCGGGCGTACACGTCGCGCTGCACGGTCACGTGCACGACTTCCAGGCGATCAACTTCTCGTCCGGGCACCCGGCGACGATCGTGTCCGGCAACGGCGGTGACAACCTCGACGTTGCACTGCCCGACCCGTTCCCGGCCGGCCTGACGCCGGCACCGGGCGCCGTGATCGAGCGGCTGTCGCACAACAACAGCTTCGGCTTCCTGATCATGGAACGCCGTGCGGCACCCGCGACAGGCTGGGTGTTCCGTGCGTATTCGGCGGCGGGCAAGCTGCTCGCGTCGTGCAACCAGTCGGGCACGACGCTCGCCTGCGACAAGACGGGGTTCATTGCGCCGTGA